One genomic window of Gallaecimonas sp. GXIMD4217 includes the following:
- a CDS encoding YbaK/EbsC family protein: protein MGMSTSLRRYLESRNLRFETVNHPYSEGAMQTAIAGHVPMDQMAKAVVVEDHEGRHMMAVLPAGRRLDLHQLSDWMHRDFHLVPEWKLESMFRDCKPGAIPAFGDAYNMETVVDDELLDQNDVYVEAGDHQDLLHINGDAFRSWAIEHKHARFSRRHDWTGMETRK from the coding sequence ATGGGCATGTCAACTTCGTTGCGGCGTTATCTGGAGAGCCGCAACCTGCGTTTTGAAACCGTCAACCACCCCTACAGCGAAGGCGCCATGCAGACCGCGATCGCCGGTCATGTCCCCATGGACCAGATGGCCAAGGCCGTGGTGGTGGAAGACCATGAAGGCCGCCATATGATGGCGGTGCTGCCGGCCGGGCGGCGCCTGGATCTGCACCAGCTTTCCGACTGGATGCACCGGGACTTCCACCTGGTACCGGAATGGAAGCTGGAATCCATGTTCAGGGATTGCAAGCCGGGGGCCATTCCCGCCTTTGGTGACGCCTACAACATGGAAACCGTGGTCGACGACGAGCTGCTGGATCAGAACGACGTCTATGTGGAGGCGGGCGATCACCAGGATCTGCTCCACATCAATGGTGACGCCTTCCGGAGCTGGGCCATCGAGCACAAGCACGCCCGCTTCAGCCGCCGCCACGACTGGACCGGCATGGAAACCCGCAAATAG
- a CDS encoding ImpA family metalloprotease: MKKIVLLSSLLLAACGGGGSEPEQADTKPAEPGNHAPTASALGLSYDWQSQQAAGNWRALANDKDGDSLSAQVQAQGQLGTFTVDGDQLRYQADAGALGDDSTSLLVSDGRGGEAVMRVTVSQVDGRDGVTRALSEGNADFVADGRELLVRIQARIDAIQADQAGLVQSLFADGAIDYAPGNRTQLFKVTEPDRTFGLIQANQGRLLAVAGQQGQGRYAGFGTDLFYAFDRGELLAVEGAAKRLVGWLLDTDSPETARTVAVAFMGGQESGTQDWLKAAYPNWTLVSCNDAAALAQCLADAELVVSGWRGNDADAESIAAVYRDLLAQGVPLFYQHNWYEATNKVADAIAAVIGAELPYGGNYWANAGASWASANAMLAERPWLGSEARLSQHFIDGDFAFDWSGCTSHVGKISCDQVAGFRDAFLDGAERLKTSLNSLDAKGVVLFEEQGRELLKLFVLLGDKYRAGIAYPMDKASTDTTTFLKAYLADHLAYYHREHNPAQGDLGNFSDALPAGLPLVEQSLSFELGKDGGYRGTGLYLLPGQPIHLTRTDGQALPLKVFINTQRTGSTREFNDNGYQRPKFLKSPQFELVGGAEQILTSPYGGPLMVQLPAGSGQVSLRVSQVTPYPYLTDFAQASSYLAEMDGSPIGWAGLRTDFVEINSRKHMMQSFIQGDRYQGDVQQALDDVWTYMIKGTYDLAGFQGEGLALPAKVLERCQSLGWDCQNADIHGKPRVQHINVDEAAHCGGGCAGNPYDQAWVLSPFGWGESHEIGHNLQRSRLKIYGGRSTEVSNNIFPLYKGWQRYQDTGELIGSCDRQSPATTYGWLQQAHNQADPSQAMYDKLWSQSGTYDNAGTRLDFYWQLAMLADELAGLDNGWQIYSLLYLHERQFSRARNDAASWAAQKDALGMGSFAEAPNPDGNDFMLMSLSYLLGRDMRGYFDAWGITYSPQASGQVAAYGLPAAELVYYQADSHCQTLKAPKLPIDGTTSWPAS; this comes from the coding sequence ATGAAGAAGATAGTCTTATTGAGCAGCCTGCTGCTGGCCGCCTGTGGCGGCGGTGGCAGCGAGCCCGAACAGGCCGACACCAAACCGGCCGAGCCCGGCAACCATGCCCCCACCGCCAGCGCCCTCGGCCTGAGCTACGACTGGCAAAGCCAGCAGGCCGCCGGCAACTGGCGGGCCCTGGCCAATGACAAAGACGGCGACAGCCTCAGTGCCCAGGTCCAGGCCCAGGGTCAGCTGGGTACCTTTACCGTCGACGGCGACCAGCTTCGCTACCAGGCCGATGCCGGCGCCTTGGGCGACGACAGCACCAGCCTGCTGGTAAGCGACGGCCGCGGTGGCGAGGCGGTGATGAGGGTCACCGTCAGCCAGGTTGACGGCCGTGACGGCGTGACCCGGGCGCTCAGTGAGGGCAATGCCGATTTCGTGGCCGACGGCCGGGAACTGCTGGTGCGGATCCAGGCCCGCATAGACGCCATCCAGGCCGACCAGGCAGGGCTGGTGCAAAGCCTCTTTGCCGATGGCGCCATCGACTACGCCCCCGGCAACCGCACCCAGCTGTTCAAGGTCACCGAGCCCGACCGGACCTTCGGCCTGATCCAGGCCAACCAGGGCCGGCTGCTGGCGGTGGCGGGGCAACAGGGCCAGGGCCGCTATGCCGGTTTCGGCACCGATCTCTTTTATGCCTTCGACCGGGGCGAGCTGCTGGCCGTGGAGGGCGCCGCCAAGCGCCTGGTCGGCTGGCTGCTGGATACCGACAGCCCGGAGACCGCCCGCACCGTGGCGGTGGCCTTTATGGGCGGCCAGGAAAGCGGCACCCAAGACTGGCTGAAGGCGGCTTACCCCAACTGGACCCTCGTCAGCTGCAACGATGCCGCCGCCCTGGCCCAATGCCTGGCCGATGCCGAGCTGGTGGTGAGCGGCTGGCGTGGCAACGACGCCGATGCCGAATCCATCGCCGCCGTCTACCGGGACCTGCTGGCCCAGGGCGTGCCGCTCTTCTACCAGCACAACTGGTACGAGGCCACCAACAAGGTGGCCGACGCCATCGCCGCCGTGATCGGCGCCGAGCTGCCCTATGGCGGCAACTACTGGGCCAACGCCGGCGCCAGTTGGGCCAGCGCCAACGCCATGCTGGCGGAGCGCCCCTGGCTGGGCAGCGAAGCGCGCCTGAGCCAGCATTTCATCGACGGCGACTTTGCCTTCGACTGGTCCGGTTGCACCAGCCATGTGGGCAAGATCAGCTGCGATCAGGTGGCCGGCTTTCGGGACGCCTTCCTGGACGGCGCCGAGCGCCTCAAGACCAGCCTCAACAGCCTGGATGCCAAGGGCGTGGTGCTGTTCGAAGAGCAGGGCAGGGAGCTGCTGAAGCTGTTCGTGCTGCTGGGCGACAAATACCGGGCGGGCATTGCCTATCCCATGGACAAGGCAAGCACAGACACCACCACCTTCCTCAAGGCCTATCTTGCCGATCACCTGGCCTACTATCACCGGGAGCACAACCCGGCCCAGGGCGATCTCGGCAACTTCAGCGACGCGCTGCCGGCGGGCCTGCCCCTGGTGGAGCAGAGCCTGAGCTTCGAGCTGGGCAAGGACGGCGGCTACCGGGGCACAGGCCTGTACCTGCTGCCCGGCCAGCCCATTCACCTCACCCGCACCGACGGCCAGGCGTTGCCGCTCAAGGTCTTCATCAACACCCAGCGCACCGGCTCCACCCGGGAGTTCAACGACAACGGCTACCAGAGGCCCAAGTTCCTCAAGTCGCCGCAGTTCGAGCTGGTCGGTGGCGCCGAGCAGATCCTCACCAGCCCCTACGGCGGTCCGCTGATGGTGCAGCTGCCGGCCGGCAGCGGCCAGGTGAGCCTGAGGGTGTCCCAGGTGACGCCCTATCCCTACCTGACCGATTTCGCCCAGGCCAGCAGCTACCTGGCCGAGATGGACGGCTCCCCCATCGGCTGGGCGGGCCTGCGCACCGACTTCGTGGAGATCAATTCCCGCAAGCACATGATGCAGAGTTTCATCCAGGGGGATCGCTACCAGGGCGATGTGCAGCAGGCCCTGGACGACGTCTGGACCTACATGATCAAGGGCACCTACGATCTGGCCGGCTTCCAGGGCGAGGGCCTGGCGCTGCCGGCCAAGGTGCTTGAGCGCTGCCAGTCCCTGGGCTGGGACTGCCAGAACGCCGACATCCATGGCAAGCCCAGGGTCCAGCACATCAACGTGGACGAGGCGGCCCATTGCGGTGGCGGCTGTGCCGGCAATCCCTACGATCAGGCCTGGGTGCTGAGTCCCTTCGGCTGGGGTGAGAGCCACGAGATCGGCCACAACCTGCAGCGCAGCCGGTTGAAGATCTACGGCGGCCGCTCCACCGAGGTCTCCAACAACATCTTCCCCCTGTACAAGGGCTGGCAGCGCTACCAGGACACGGGCGAGCTGATCGGCAGCTGCGACCGCCAGAGCCCGGCCACCACCTACGGCTGGCTGCAGCAGGCCCACAACCAGGCCGATCCCAGCCAGGCCATGTACGACAAGCTTTGGAGCCAGAGCGGCACCTACGACAATGCCGGCACCCGATTGGACTTCTACTGGCAGCTGGCCATGCTGGCCGATGAGCTGGCCGGCCTCGACAACGGCTGGCAGATCTACAGCCTGCTGTACCTGCACGAACGTCAGTTCAGCCGGGCCAGGAATGATGCCGCCAGCTGGGCGGCCCAGAAGGACGCCCTGGGCATGGGCAGCTTTGCCGAGGCCCCCAACCCGGACGGCAACGACTTCATGCTGATGAGCCTGTCCTACCTGCTGGGCCGGGACATGCGGGGCTATTTCGACGCCTGGGGCATCACCTACAGCCCGCAGGCCTCTGGCCAGGTGGCCGCCTACGGCCTGCCGGCCGCCGAGCTGGTGTATTACCAGGCCGACAGCCACTGCCAGACCCTGAAGGCGCCCAAGCTGCCCATAGACGGCACCACCAGCTGGCCGGCAAGCTAG
- a CDS encoding alanine--glyoxylate aminotransferase family protein, producing the protein MNFQSFQPPRRILMGPGPSDISPQVLAAQSRPTVGHLDPLFIDMMDEVKALLQYAFQTENEATLAISAPGSAGMEACFVNLVEPGDKVIVCVNGVFGARMAENVRRCGGEAVLVESPWGRAVELDKVEAALKAHPDAGFLAFVHAETSTGALSDAEGLCALAQRHGVLTIVDAVTSLGGVPLHVDKWGIDAIYAGSQKCLSCVPGLSPVSFSERALAKIKGRKTPVQSWFLDQSLVMDYWAGQGKRSYHHTAPVNTLYALHEALLLLHKEGLEASWQRHRQMHEYLAQGLEGMGLAFIVPEAERLPQLNAVWIPDDADDTAVRAALLEHFNLEIGAGLGDFAGKAWRIGLMGHGARPENVALCLSALSSVL; encoded by the coding sequence ATGAACTTCCAGTCTTTCCAACCGCCGCGCCGGATCCTGATGGGTCCGGGCCCGTCCGACATCTCGCCCCAGGTGCTGGCCGCCCAGAGCAGGCCCACCGTCGGCCATCTGGATCCGCTGTTCATCGACATGATGGACGAGGTCAAGGCCCTGCTCCAATACGCCTTCCAGACCGAGAACGAGGCCACCCTGGCCATTTCCGCCCCCGGCTCGGCCGGCATGGAGGCCTGCTTCGTCAACCTGGTGGAGCCGGGCGACAAGGTCATCGTCTGCGTCAACGGCGTCTTCGGGGCCCGCATGGCGGAAAACGTGCGCCGCTGCGGCGGCGAAGCAGTGCTGGTGGAAAGCCCCTGGGGCCGGGCCGTGGAGCTGGACAAGGTGGAGGCGGCCCTCAAGGCCCACCCGGACGCCGGCTTCCTGGCCTTCGTCCACGCCGAGACCAGCACCGGCGCCCTGAGCGACGCCGAAGGCCTCTGCGCCCTGGCCCAGCGGCACGGCGTGCTGACCATAGTGGACGCCGTCACCTCCCTGGGCGGGGTGCCCCTGCACGTGGACAAATGGGGCATAGACGCCATCTATGCCGGCAGCCAGAAGTGCCTGAGCTGCGTACCCGGCCTGTCTCCGGTGAGCTTTTCCGAGCGGGCCCTGGCCAAGATCAAGGGCCGCAAGACGCCGGTGCAGAGCTGGTTCCTGGATCAGAGCCTGGTCATGGATTACTGGGCAGGGCAAGGCAAGCGCAGCTACCACCATACGGCGCCGGTCAACACCCTCTACGCCCTGCACGAGGCGCTGCTGCTGCTGCACAAAGAAGGATTGGAGGCCAGCTGGCAGCGCCACCGCCAGATGCACGAATACCTGGCCCAGGGCCTGGAAGGCATGGGCCTGGCATTCATCGTGCCAGAAGCGGAGCGCCTGCCGCAGCTCAATGCGGTGTGGATCCCGGACGATGCCGACGATACCGCCGTGCGCGCCGCCCTGCTGGAGCATTTCAACCTGGAGATCGGTGCCGGCCTGGGCGACTTCGCCGGCAAGGCCTGGCGCATCGGCCTGATGGGCCATGGCGCCCGCCCGGAAAACGTGGCCCTGTGCCTGTCGGCGCTGAGCTCGGTGCTCTGA
- the rlmJ gene encoding 23S rRNA (adenine(2030)-N(6))-methyltransferase RlmJ produces the protein MLSYRHAFHAGNYADVLKHAVQAFVIDYLKQKPKPFVIHDTHAGAGCYALTDAKAEKTGEYRDGIAKVLAAGEAPKALKPYLEVIQALNPGELKVYPGSPWLSRQLMDGNQRLQLTELHPADHKLLCELFKGDRQVRIDKADAFETLIAKLPPRERRGLVVMDPPYEVKDDYQQVVKAIKQAHKRFATGTYLIWYPVVERARTQAMLGGLKDSGIRNQLVMEHGIRPDAPGMGMTAAGVVVINPPWTLKAAFDEALPWLNQVLSPGSGFTRCEWLVEE, from the coding sequence GTGCTCAGCTACCGCCACGCCTTTCACGCCGGCAATTACGCCGATGTGCTCAAACACGCCGTCCAGGCCTTTGTCATCGATTACCTCAAACAGAAGCCCAAGCCCTTCGTCATCCACGACACCCATGCCGGCGCCGGCTGCTACGCACTGACCGACGCCAAGGCGGAAAAGACCGGCGAGTACAGGGACGGCATCGCCAAGGTGCTGGCCGCCGGCGAGGCGCCCAAGGCGCTCAAGCCCTACCTGGAGGTGATCCAGGCCCTCAACCCGGGTGAGCTGAAGGTGTATCCGGGCTCCCCCTGGCTGAGCCGCCAGCTGATGGACGGCAACCAGCGCCTGCAGCTGACCGAGCTGCATCCGGCCGACCACAAGCTGTTGTGCGAGCTGTTCAAGGGCGACCGCCAGGTGCGCATCGACAAGGCCGACGCCTTCGAAACCCTGATCGCCAAGCTGCCGCCCAGGGAGCGGCGCGGCCTGGTGGTGATGGATCCCCCCTATGAGGTCAAGGACGACTACCAGCAGGTGGTCAAGGCCATCAAGCAGGCCCACAAGCGCTTTGCCACCGGTACCTATCTGATCTGGTACCCGGTGGTGGAGCGGGCCCGTACCCAGGCCATGCTGGGCGGCCTCAAGGACAGCGGCATCCGCAACCAGCTGGTCATGGAGCACGGCATCAGGCCCGACGCCCCCGGCATGGGCATGACCGCCGCCGGGGTGGTGGTCATCAACCCGCCCTGGACCCTCAAGGCCGCCTTCGATGAGGCGCTGCCCTGGCTGAATCAGGTGCTGAGCCCGGGCAGCGGCTTCACTCGCTGTGAGTGGCTGGTAGAGGAATAA
- a CDS encoding GDYXXLXY domain-containing protein → MIEVIRSWTPANRPFVAIGLALAIALQMAVLAGEYLGSVWPLWYGKPVKLETVPLDPRSLFRGNYVRLRYRISAVDKALSRDSFRRGEVAYVRLEKEGDYHIAVGLQKDRPDSGTFIRGRITGTGGNYRLNYGIEAYFLPKDKAKQAEKAVRSGAWADIYLLPSGKAAIADLHCRQEAC, encoded by the coding sequence ATGATTGAGGTGATCAGGAGCTGGACACCCGCCAACCGGCCCTTCGTGGCCATCGGCCTGGCCCTGGCCATTGCCCTGCAGATGGCGGTGCTGGCCGGCGAATACCTGGGCTCGGTGTGGCCGCTCTGGTACGGCAAGCCCGTCAAGCTGGAAACGGTTCCCCTGGATCCCCGCAGCCTGTTCCGGGGCAACTACGTCAGGCTCAGGTACCGCATATCCGCTGTCGACAAGGCCCTGAGCCGGGACAGTTTCAGGCGGGGCGAAGTGGCCTATGTACGCCTGGAAAAGGAAGGTGACTACCATATCGCCGTCGGTCTGCAGAAGGACAGGCCCGACTCCGGCACCTTTATCCGCGGCCGGATCACCGGCACCGGCGGCAACTATCGGCTCAACTACGGCATAGAGGCCTACTTCCTGCCCAAGGACAAGGCCAAACAGGCGGAAAAGGCCGTTCGCAGTGGCGCCTGGGCGGACATCTACCTGCTGCCAAGCGGTAAGGCGGCCATCGCCGATCTGCATTGCAGGCAGGAGGCCTGCTGA
- a CDS encoding DUF2157 domain-containing protein, giving the protein MRLFRLFKKDMAREVMEWARDGLIQPAQAEAILARYGASPEDARAGTFGYYVLTALAALFVGLALILVLSHNWEQIPRLTRMLGLIGLTLAVNLLGLRLLLRQRYRAGVLWLFLGSLCYGAAIMLIAQIYHLGEHFPDGIFYWALGVLPVALITQSRLIGLLCLALATTWMFVEAGTGSFPYGYPLFALAALWLAWERKSSALLFLFGLAGLAVWLNYLLAWTAGGWYRFDGGAEQLAATIGLGLILAGWSRRLLASTDHNIQAYGQLLQLWLLRGLILTLLVLSFDDVWRGLSEGYELLGPATALLPALGGLAGYALARRKGPLVSLPAITLYWVLAVLCNTLVKDSDLWLAVATNLMLVAVGIGLIRRGIDEAITHFFYTGVLVLLLTALLRYVDLIGDYIGGAVLFLVAALVMFGAARYWRFHLHGEASHD; this is encoded by the coding sequence ATGCGACTGTTCAGACTGTTCAAGAAGGACATGGCCAGGGAGGTCATGGAATGGGCCCGGGACGGGCTCATCCAGCCGGCCCAGGCAGAGGCCATACTGGCCCGGTATGGCGCCAGCCCCGAAGATGCCCGAGCCGGCACCTTCGGCTATTACGTGCTCACCGCCCTGGCCGCCCTCTTCGTGGGCCTGGCGCTGATCCTGGTCCTGTCCCACAACTGGGAGCAGATCCCGAGGCTGACGCGGATGCTGGGCCTGATCGGCCTGACCCTGGCGGTCAACCTGCTGGGACTGCGGCTGCTGTTGCGGCAGCGCTACCGGGCCGGGGTACTGTGGCTCTTCCTGGGCTCCCTTTGCTACGGCGCCGCCATCATGCTCATCGCCCAGATCTACCACCTGGGCGAGCATTTCCCGGACGGCATCTTCTACTGGGCACTGGGCGTACTGCCGGTGGCCCTGATCACCCAGAGCCGGCTTATCGGCCTGCTCTGCCTGGCCCTGGCCACCACCTGGATGTTCGTGGAAGCCGGCACGGGATCCTTCCCCTACGGCTATCCCCTTTTCGCCCTGGCCGCCTTATGGCTGGCCTGGGAGCGCAAGTCTTCGGCCCTGCTGTTCCTGTTTGGCCTGGCCGGTCTGGCCGTCTGGCTCAACTACCTGCTGGCCTGGACGGCGGGTGGCTGGTACCGCTTCGATGGCGGCGCCGAACAGCTGGCGGCCACCATAGGCCTGGGGCTGATCCTGGCCGGCTGGTCGAGGCGGCTGCTTGCCAGCACCGACCACAACATCCAGGCCTATGGCCAGCTGCTGCAGCTGTGGCTGCTGCGGGGCCTGATCCTGACCCTGCTGGTACTGAGCTTCGACGACGTCTGGCGTGGCCTGTCCGAAGGTTATGAGCTGCTGGGGCCGGCAACGGCGCTGCTGCCGGCCCTGGGCGGCCTGGCCGGGTACGCGCTGGCCAGGCGCAAGGGCCCCCTGGTGTCGCTGCCGGCCATCACCCTCTACTGGGTCCTGGCGGTACTGTGCAACACCTTGGTCAAGGACAGCGACCTCTGGCTGGCCGTGGCCACCAATCTGATGCTGGTGGCCGTGGGCATCGGGCTGATCCGCCGCGGCATCGACGAGGCCATTACCCACTTCTTCTATACGGGCGTGCTGGTGCTGCTGCTGACGGCCCTGCTGCGCTATGTCGACTTGATCGGCGACTACATCGGCGGCGCCGTCTTGTTCCTGGTGGCGGCCCTGGTGATGTTCGGTGCCGCCCGCTACTGGCGGTTCCACCTGCACGGGGAGGCAAGCCATGATTGA
- a CDS encoding MAPEG family protein has translation MYSPTATALLGFIAWSLLLLILMEALRTRLILIGKMKANEFRPDNANLSPFMQRLTRAHANCIEGLPLFGGLMLVALVTERADLTDPLAFTFLGARLCQSGFHLLSGNLAAIYLRFGAFAVQLAIAVYWSWLLLSGTT, from the coding sequence ATGTACTCGCCTACCGCCACCGCCCTGCTGGGTTTTATCGCCTGGTCCCTGCTCCTGCTGATCCTCATGGAAGCGCTGCGGACCCGGCTTATCCTCATCGGCAAGATGAAGGCCAACGAGTTCCGTCCCGATAACGCCAACCTGTCGCCCTTTATGCAGCGACTGACCCGGGCCCATGCCAACTGCATCGAAGGCCTGCCCCTCTTTGGCGGGCTGATGCTGGTGGCCCTGGTCACGGAACGGGCCGACCTCACCGATCCCCTGGCCTTCACGTTTCTTGGCGCCCGGCTCTGCCAGTCCGGCTTCCACCTGCTCTCTGGCAACCTGGCTGCCATCTATCTGCGCTTCGGCGCCTTTGCGGTACAACTAGCCATTGCGGTGTATTGGAGCTGGCTGCTGCTGTCCGGCACTACCTGA
- a CDS encoding monooxygenase: MTKLLQIHFPYPGPFGKEMTEQLTGLAESIRDEPGFLWKIWTQNEGEQEAGGIYLFEDEAAARAYLEKHTARLKALGVPEVQARIFDVNDELTRLTSGPVGI, translated from the coding sequence ATGACCAAGCTGCTGCAGATCCACTTCCCCTACCCCGGCCCCTTCGGCAAGGAGATGACCGAACAGCTGACCGGGCTGGCCGAGTCCATCAGGGACGAGCCCGGTTTTCTCTGGAAGATCTGGACCCAGAACGAAGGCGAGCAGGAGGCCGGTGGCATCTACCTGTTCGAGGACGAGGCCGCCGCCAGGGCCTATCTTGAAAAGCATACCGCCAGGCTCAAGGCCCTGGGCGTGCCAGAGGTACAGGCCAGGATCTTCGATGTGAACGACGAGCTGACCCGGCTCACCTCGGGCCCGGTCGGGATCTGA
- a CDS encoding DUF1428 domain-containing protein: MSYIDGFVLAVPTANKEVYRQHAQSWAAIFKEYGALKLVECWGDDVPQGEITSFPMAVKCQADETVVFSWILWPSREVRNANMEKLMADPRMQPEEMPFDGKRLIFGGFEVLVES, encoded by the coding sequence ATGTCCTATATCGACGGATTCGTATTGGCCGTGCCCACGGCCAACAAGGAAGTCTATCGCCAGCATGCCCAGTCCTGGGCGGCCATCTTCAAGGAGTACGGCGCCCTCAAGCTGGTGGAATGCTGGGGCGACGACGTGCCACAGGGCGAGATCACCTCCTTCCCCATGGCGGTGAAATGCCAAGCGGACGAGACGGTGGTGTTCTCCTGGATCCTCTGGCCGTCCCGGGAGGTGCGCAACGCCAACATGGAGAAGCTGATGGCGGACCCGCGCATGCAGCCAGAAGAGATGCCCTTCGACGGCAAGCGCCTTATCTTTGGCGGCTTCGAGGTGCTGGTGGAAAGCTGA
- a CDS encoding class I SAM-dependent methyltransferase, which yields MEKYGITAATFDKLAEKYQQKYMDWDCYHDSYDAFLALLPSAEARILEPGCGPGNVSRYLLDRRPGLRITGLDLAPAMVALARANNPEAEFLVMDCRDIAALPGPFDAIFCGFCLPYLSKPDAERLINDAKDLLAPGGLLYLSTMEDDDRRSGFQSNGDGDRVYIHYHQGEHLSRALTDNGFDVLDLWRQAFPVEQGQPGTDLFILARAHEREK from the coding sequence TTGGAAAAGTACGGCATAACGGCGGCGACCTTCGACAAGCTGGCGGAAAAATACCAGCAGAAGTACATGGACTGGGACTGCTACCACGACAGCTACGACGCCTTCCTTGCCCTGTTGCCAAGCGCCGAGGCCCGGATCCTGGAGCCGGGCTGCGGTCCCGGTAACGTCAGCCGCTACCTGCTGGACAGGCGCCCCGGCCTGAGGATCACCGGCCTGGATCTGGCCCCGGCCATGGTAGCGCTGGCCAGGGCCAACAACCCGGAGGCCGAGTTCCTGGTCATGGACTGTCGTGACATCGCCGCCCTGCCCGGTCCCTTTGACGCCATCTTCTGCGGTTTCTGCCTGCCCTACCTGTCCAAGCCGGACGCCGAACGGCTTATCAATGATGCCAAGGACCTGCTGGCACCGGGCGGCCTGCTCTACCTCAGCACCATGGAAGACGACGACCGCCGTTCCGGCTTCCAGAGCAACGGCGACGGCGACCGGGTCTATATCCACTACCACCAGGGCGAGCACCTGAGCCGGGCCCTGACCGATAACGGCTTCGACGTACTGGACCTGTGGCGCCAGGCCTTCCCGGTCGAGCAGGGCCAGCCGGGCACCGATCTCTTTATCCTGGCCAGGGCCCATGAGCGGGAAAAGTAA
- a CDS encoding VOC family protein — translation MTQHAPSTFPHLRLGHIELFVTDADVMESFYTQFLGFVVTDRGNDMVFLSRHPDEHHQIVFSPKTATQASDGPLDHIAFRVDNLGQLRVFHQSLAAGNYPLRTVSHGTAWSIYFKDPEGNHLEIYTPTPWYVSQPCRFEIDLAQDDDELLAATLARVQALPGFAEAGHWAHGHRRTLEG, via the coding sequence ATGACCCAACATGCCCCAAGCACCTTTCCCCATCTCCGCCTTGGCCATATAGAACTGTTCGTGACCGATGCCGATGTCATGGAAAGCTTCTATACGCAGTTCCTGGGTTTCGTGGTCACGGACAGGGGTAACGACATGGTGTTCCTGAGCCGGCACCCGGACGAGCACCACCAGATCGTCTTCAGCCCAAAGACGGCGACGCAGGCTAGCGACGGCCCGCTGGACCATATCGCGTTCCGGGTCGACAATCTCGGCCAGCTACGGGTGTTCCACCAAAGCCTGGCGGCCGGCAATTACCCCCTGCGCACCGTCTCCCACGGCACCGCCTGGTCCATCTATTTCAAGGACCCGGAAGGCAATCACCTGGAGATTTATACGCCGACCCCCTGGTATGTCAGCCAGCCGTGCCGGTTCGAGATCGATCTCGCCCAGGATGATGACGAGCTGCTGGCCGCCACCCTTGCCAGGGTCCAGGCCCTGCCCGGTTTCGCCGAGGCGGGCCACTGGGCCCATGGCCACCGCCGTACCCTGGAAGGCTGA
- a CDS encoding LysR family transcriptional regulator, whose product MALSFEQLKNMVVFSTVVRAGSFAEAARQLKLSRAVVSYHVKRLEAQLSVRLLNRTTRSLSLTEVGEQFYESCQRIADEANLAQLRLEQLRDEPRGHVRISAPTHLGSDFIVPALSEFRRLYPKISIDLTLSDELVDVVEQGIDLAIRGTQEKLQDSSLIATRLTEIRAVLCASPAYLARQGQPERPEALADHQWVLYKRTPPLLILTKGDTRVAVRMTGMVETNNAAARTAFVLAGDGIGRLPEFVARDGLATGELVQLFPDYQLPSIKVYAVYGPGATQSGKMGALVDFLKQHFGTRYPWI is encoded by the coding sequence ATGGCGCTTTCCTTTGAGCAACTGAAGAACATGGTGGTTTTTTCGACCGTGGTCAGGGCCGGCAGCTTCGCCGAGGCGGCGAGGCAACTGAAACTGTCCCGGGCCGTGGTCAGTTATCACGTCAAGCGATTGGAAGCGCAGCTGTCGGTACGGCTGCTCAACAGAACCACCCGCTCCCTCAGCCTCACCGAGGTGGGTGAGCAGTTCTACGAAAGCTGTCAGCGTATCGCCGATGAGGCCAACCTGGCCCAGTTGCGCCTGGAACAGCTGCGTGACGAACCCCGGGGTCATGTGCGGATCTCGGCACCCACCCACCTGGGCAGCGACTTCATCGTCCCGGCGTTGAGCGAGTTCCGGCGCCTCTATCCTAAGATCAGCATCGACCTGACCCTGTCTGACGAGTTGGTGGATGTGGTCGAGCAGGGTATCGATCTGGCCATTCGCGGCACCCAGGAAAAGCTCCAGGACTCCAGCCTGATCGCCACCAGATTGACGGAGATCCGGGCCGTACTTTGTGCCTCACCGGCCTACCTGGCCCGGCAGGGCCAGCCGGAAAGGCCGGAGGCGCTGGCCGATCACCAGTGGGTGCTCTACAAGCGCACCCCGCCGCTCCTGATCCTGACCAAGGGTGACACCAGGGTAGCCGTCAGGATGACCGGCATGGTGGAAACCAACAATGCCGCCGCCAGGACCGCCTTCGTGCTGGCCGGGGACGGCATTGGCCGCCTGCCCGAATTTGTGGCAAGAGATGGGTTGGCGACCGGCGAGCTGGTGCAGCTGTTCCCCGACTACCAGCTACCCAGCATCAAGGTCTACGCCGTCTACGGGCCGGGCGCCACCCAGTCCGGCAAGATGGGTGCCCTGGTCGACTTCCTCAAGCAGCATTTCGGTACCCGCTATCCGTGGATCTAG